One window from the genome of Leptospira ryugenii encodes:
- a CDS encoding glycosyl transferase encodes MKIYYYSSGHGYGHISRSSVILLELLKCPQIEEIHLVSDRISFIDWEHPKLKKRKVNLDLGVIQKDSLSIDLKATEANLQTFEKDKHKLIQSESKYCRENSIKLIMSDVSSLPMVIAVEAEIPSIFIGNFTWDFIYRHYANQSSYFSYIADLYATEYSFATEALFLPLTCSMPSFLETKNIGFVGRKPNVSKEEAKNSFGFRSDKTYILMSFGAYGLSGFPLNLEKLSDEIVLVASGVPGLVDNRIFVPREGHYPDLVSACDFVLTKPGYGIISECVYAKTPILYTERGDFAEYPVLTNWLDTFFPSSYISHEQISNCDFNGSISSIDNSLWTTKLKEILYDGEKTVVEQVLEYS; translated from the coding sequence TTGAAAATCTATTACTATTCTTCAGGCCATGGATATGGACATATCAGTCGAAGCTCAGTCATACTCTTAGAACTCTTAAAGTGTCCTCAAATAGAAGAAATTCATTTAGTTTCCGATAGAATCTCATTCATTGATTGGGAACATCCAAAATTAAAAAAAAGAAAAGTGAACTTGGATTTAGGAGTGATACAAAAAGACTCCTTGTCTATTGATCTAAAGGCAACCGAAGCAAACTTACAAACATTTGAGAAAGACAAACACAAATTAATTCAATCTGAATCGAAATATTGCAGAGAGAATAGTATAAAATTGATCATGAGTGATGTAAGCTCTTTACCAATGGTCATTGCTGTAGAGGCGGAAATTCCTTCGATCTTCATTGGCAATTTCACTTGGGATTTTATCTATAGACATTATGCAAACCAATCAAGTTATTTCTCTTATATCGCCGATCTATATGCAACCGAATATTCCTTTGCAACGGAGGCATTGTTTTTACCTTTAACTTGTTCGATGCCTTCCTTTCTTGAGACCAAAAACATTGGCTTCGTAGGAAGAAAACCAAATGTGAGTAAAGAAGAGGCAAAGAATTCTTTTGGATTTCGATCGGACAAAACGTACATTCTCATGTCCTTTGGTGCCTATGGACTTTCTGGATTCCCACTCAATCTAGAAAAATTGTCTGATGAGATTGTTTTAGTCGCTTCAGGTGTCCCTGGCCTAGTGGATAATAGAATTTTTGTCCCGAGAGAAGGACACTACCCAGATCTGGTAAGCGCATGTGATTTTGTCTTAACAAAACCTGGCTACGGAATTATTTCCGAATGTGTGTATGCGAAAACTCCCATTCTATACACAGAAAGAGGAGATTTTGCAGAATACCCAGTATTAACCAATTGGCTGGATACGTTTTTTCCTTCTTCCTATATTTCTCACGAACAAATTTCTAACTGTGATTTCAATGGATCAATTTCTAGTATTGACAATTCTCTATGGACTACTAAATTGAAGGAGATTCTATACGATGGCGAAAAAACAGTCGTCGAACAGGTATTAGAATATTCGTAA
- a CDS encoding DUF342 domain-containing protein codes for MPSPDSYTDKILQELEANENGFFQIENKVGKAYLRVTKGGAKGKRVDLKDVISRIKLFGVEDYDTEQIKKLILLADGRETEIGHWSKGQPEDSYIDIHISEDSMSAKLILYPPKHGGELMTEHKLRETIASQGISVGIIDSVLQSLIREPIFHSPIEFAKGLPPVLGRDGEIKLYFRSENKPNLEEDEHGRIDYKNIAMIQSVKENTLLAEIIPPKQGSPGRTVKSESLEPPHPKSVSWIIGNNVEEKDGKLFSKIAGRPVLDKSGEIRVDEVINLEAVDYSTGNVDFPGTIIVEQKIGDGFSLNTNGSIIVNQSVGKAFLKAKGDIVISGGFMGRGEGFLESDSNVYVKFVEQGKISAGGSIFIEEASMHSELSAKDMIQASGGRGELIGGTIIAANSIVCQKLGAVVETKTKLAIGTPPELLEELNRMKLEINEKGSTLKKVQLTIQKLVEQSQKKELKEDEKDMLLKLKEANEKYSTLLETLQKQFDTALGSFEPNKAAYVEIQREMFPGVEISFGVGKIYRSPFNSMIGKTSLQLGQDGSIQTERMQR; via the coding sequence ATGCCCAGTCCAGATTCCTACACCGATAAGATTTTACAAGAATTAGAAGCCAATGAAAACGGATTCTTTCAAATCGAAAATAAAGTTGGGAAAGCATATTTGAGAGTTACCAAAGGTGGCGCAAAAGGCAAACGCGTAGACCTAAAAGATGTAATTTCTCGGATCAAACTATTCGGTGTGGAAGATTACGATACCGAGCAGATCAAAAAATTGATCCTTCTTGCAGATGGAAGGGAAACTGAAATAGGCCATTGGTCAAAGGGGCAACCTGAAGATTCCTATATTGACATCCATATATCAGAAGACTCTATGTCAGCAAAGCTGATCCTCTATCCCCCGAAACATGGTGGTGAGCTCATGACTGAACATAAGCTACGAGAAACCATCGCAAGCCAAGGGATCAGTGTTGGCATTATAGATTCGGTTCTTCAGTCCCTGATCCGTGAACCTATTTTTCATAGTCCCATCGAGTTTGCAAAAGGTCTTCCTCCTGTCCTAGGCCGAGATGGCGAAATCAAATTATATTTTAGGTCTGAGAACAAGCCAAATTTAGAAGAGGATGAACATGGCCGAATAGACTATAAAAATATAGCAATGATCCAATCCGTGAAAGAAAATACGCTTCTTGCGGAAATCATTCCGCCGAAACAAGGAAGTCCAGGCCGTACAGTCAAATCAGAAAGTTTAGAACCACCACACCCTAAGTCAGTTTCATGGATCATCGGAAACAATGTAGAAGAGAAAGATGGCAAATTATTTTCGAAAATTGCAGGCCGCCCTGTCCTAGATAAATCGGGTGAGATCCGAGTAGATGAAGTGATCAATTTAGAGGCGGTCGATTATTCAACAGGGAATGTTGATTTCCCTGGAACAATCATCGTAGAACAAAAAATAGGTGATGGTTTCTCCCTAAATACGAACGGCAGTATCATAGTTAACCAATCCGTAGGTAAAGCTTTTCTCAAAGCTAAAGGGGATATCGTCATTTCAGGCGGCTTTATGGGAAGAGGAGAAGGATTCCTCGAATCGGATAGCAATGTATATGTTAAATTTGTAGAACAAGGTAAAATCAGCGCTGGAGGCAGTATATTTATTGAAGAAGCCTCCATGCATTCTGAATTGTCAGCCAAAGATATGATCCAAGCCTCCGGTGGTAGAGGTGAACTCATTGGGGGAACAATCATCGCCGCCAATTCCATCGTCTGTCAAAAATTAGGTGCCGTTGTGGAGACAAAAACAAAATTAGCCATTGGAACTCCGCCAGAATTATTGGAGGAGTTGAACCGAATGAAATTAGAGATCAATGAAAAAGGTTCCACTCTAAAAAAAGTCCAACTAACTATACAAAAACTGGTAGAACAATCCCAAAAAAAAGAGCTAAAAGAAGATGAAAAGGATATGCTCTTAAAGCTAAAGGAAGCCAATGAAAAGTATAGTACCTTACTGGAAACCTTACAAAAACAATTTGATACTGCACTTGGTTCCTTCGAACCTAACAAGGCGGCTTACGTAGAAATCCAAAGAGAAATGTTTCCCGGAGTTGAAATTAGTTTTGGAGTAGGAAAAATCTACAGAAGCCCTTTCAATTCAATGATAGGAAAAACAAGCTTGCAGTTAGGACAAGATGGTAGCATTCAGACAGAACGTATGCAACGTTAG
- a CDS encoding LA_1326/LA_4305 family lipoprotein, with protein sequence MKSISRFSFFAIVYVTFFFGCATGTQTKQLLYHNNNFATYSVKREKIKTKTEGSLPQSFVHPIDITEEKIIDLLGNLKYRRETSLGVLVNYIFDETELKEFASDLRDALGRIKPDEALLVISKYNSVKSVVSHYSRTSFYVFSTEKNVEIVFGEVQKEIEFDEEGNYFDWSRIPEISFENVALNYQLLPSSDFEFRKVNGFSNKRWVVFSKSSLNQIKLEKRKKQGKELTRMVDKDIKSDSKEDDDAIIQD encoded by the coding sequence ATGAAATCAATTTCACGTTTCTCTTTTTTTGCCATTGTTTATGTAACGTTTTTCTTCGGATGTGCTACTGGCACTCAGACAAAACAGCTTTTATACCATAACAATAATTTTGCGACTTATAGTGTAAAAAGAGAAAAGATCAAAACAAAGACGGAAGGTAGTTTGCCTCAGTCTTTTGTCCACCCGATCGACATCACGGAAGAAAAGATAATCGATCTTTTAGGCAATTTGAAGTATAGACGAGAGACCTCTCTTGGGGTGCTTGTAAATTATATTTTCGATGAAACCGAATTGAAAGAATTTGCTTCTGATTTACGCGATGCTTTGGGGCGTATCAAGCCGGATGAAGCATTGTTGGTTATATCAAAATATAATTCTGTAAAGTCGGTGGTTTCACACTATTCCAGAACGAGTTTCTATGTTTTTTCAACTGAGAAAAATGTGGAGATCGTGTTTGGCGAAGTACAAAAAGAAATCGAATTTGATGAAGAGGGGAACTACTTCGATTGGTCTCGTATTCCGGAGATTTCTTTTGAAAACGTTGCTCTAAACTATCAGTTATTACCATCTTCCGATTTTGAATTTCGTAAGGTAAATGGTTTTAGCAACAAACGATGGGTTGTATTTTCTAAATCTTCTTTGAACCAGATCAAACTTGAGAAACGGAAAAAACAAGGCAAAGAATTAACGAGAATGGTTGATAAGGACATAAAGTCGGATTCAAAAGAAGATGACGATGCCATCATACAAGACTAA
- a CDS encoding STAS domain-containing protein, whose protein sequence is MLIQIHQSDSHLLFSIQRDILMENSREFYQEFEKALEGRTFAKISMDFGSVKFLDSSGIGAVIKASSALHNKGIEIFVTNLNKNLNSVFRLSGLNHILSILTLDEYVSKFPEFKKSLDP, encoded by the coding sequence ATGCTAATACAAATCCACCAATCTGACAGCCACCTTTTGTTTTCCATCCAAAGGGACATCCTCATGGAGAATTCTAGGGAATTTTACCAAGAGTTTGAGAAAGCCTTGGAAGGAAGAACATTTGCCAAGATCAGTATGGATTTTGGTTCCGTGAAATTTTTGGATTCTTCTGGAATTGGTGCAGTGATCAAGGCTTCCTCTGCCTTACACAATAAAGGTATTGAAATTTTCGTAACCAACCTAAATAAAAATCTGAATTCAGTCTTTCGTTTGTCTGGCTTAAACCATATTCTTTCTATCCTTACCCTAGATGAATACGTCTCCAAATTTCCTGAATTCAAAAAATCTTTGGACCCTTAA
- a CDS encoding pentapeptide repeat-containing protein: protein MAVMDFAKYKEINDQRLNYREMEDANVVSYYRNTGCGDGYRIYLKVNDTGLVEDASYTTTGCGFGIVALAMATEYAKGKSMADLKALTPGTLETLFEFPERRKNYPQSAVAALHKAVEDWETGGSVPPEKRVTKAKVLELLKTQGHLRGADLSSVMLEKENFDGVDFSGAKMNNAFLQNTSFVGANFSGANLKASFFNGADLTGANFQEADLRFTKLAGAKIEGANFKDALYDIGTRVDQKQIGIFDQMKKAGKDLYLNSEGLE, encoded by the coding sequence ATGGCAGTGATGGACTTCGCAAAGTATAAGGAAATCAATGACCAGCGGTTGAACTACCGTGAAATGGAGGACGCGAACGTTGTGTCCTATTACCGGAACACCGGCTGCGGTGATGGTTACAGGATTTACCTAAAGGTAAATGATACAGGACTCGTAGAGGATGCAAGCTACACCACTACAGGTTGTGGCTTTGGGATTGTGGCACTTGCCATGGCCACTGAATATGCAAAAGGCAAGTCCATGGCCGATCTTAAAGCACTTACACCTGGCACCCTAGAAACACTATTTGAATTCCCTGAGCGACGGAAAAACTACCCCCAGTCTGCGGTTGCCGCTTTACACAAGGCAGTCGAGGATTGGGAAACGGGAGGGTCTGTTCCTCCCGAAAAGAGAGTTACAAAAGCAAAAGTTCTAGAGCTTTTAAAGACACAAGGCCATTTGCGTGGAGCTGATCTATCCAGTGTTATGCTAGAGAAGGAAAACTTTGATGGAGTGGATTTCTCTGGAGCGAAAATGAACAATGCGTTTTTGCAAAATACAAGCTTTGTTGGTGCCAACTTTTCAGGTGCCAACCTAAAGGCCTCATTCTTTAACGGTGCTGATTTGACCGGAGCCAATTTCCAGGAAGCTGACTTGCGGTTTACAAAATTGGCAGGTGCTAAAATCGAGGGGGCCAATTTTAAGGATGCCTTGTATGACATCGGCACTCGAGTCGACCAAAAACAAATCGGTATTTTTGACCAAATGAAAAAAGCAGGCAAGGATCTATATCTCAATTCTGAGGGATTGGAGTGA
- the rpmE gene encoding 50S ribosomal protein L31, with translation MKADIHPKYVSAKIKCACGNVIETRSYAGDMSIEICSNCHPFFTGKSKVVDTTGRVDKFKKKYKMK, from the coding sequence ATGAAGGCAGACATTCATCCAAAATACGTTTCCGCAAAAATCAAATGTGCATGTGGCAATGTGATCGAAACACGTTCCTATGCTGGTGACATGAGCATCGAAATTTGCTCTAATTGCCATCCATTCTTTACTGGTAAATCGAAAGTAGTCGATACAACAGGCCGAGTGGATAAATTTAAGAAAAAATATAAAATGAAATAA